The following are from one region of the Cyclopterus lumpus isolate fCycLum1 chromosome 21, fCycLum1.pri, whole genome shotgun sequence genome:
- the kctd4 gene encoding BTB/POZ domain-containing protein KCTD4, with the protein MEWNLRRMESELRHINPDLLQPSKSFKKPSSGTITINVGGFLYTAHRTTLVKQQGSFLEELANGKKPVQHTDSMGNPFIDRDGPVFRHVLNYLRTGELQLPDDFREAGLLRREADFYRLSELVEAVIDWESQRAAQREAAFLEMTDSHERSQGLKVYCSDSTFIDKVKGRLVQISKSRLDGFPEEFVVSSNVIQFRHFIKSEPGSRLVLKEDSTFLCTLDCLKLETVMLALKSGFKLVTSLDSSKGSVVTAEALHFVK; encoded by the coding sequence ATGGAATGGAACCTCAGAAGGATGGAAAGTGAACTGAGGCACATCAACCCGGACCTGCTGCAGCCCAGCAAAAGTTTCAAGAAGCCCTCTTCAGGTACAATCACCATCAATGTGGGGGGATTCTTGTACACCGCCCATCGGACCACCCTTGTCAAACAACAGGGTTCTTTTCTGGAAGAGCTGGCCAACGGTAAGAAGCCGGTTCAGCACACCGATTCCATGGGCAACCCATTTATTGATAGAGACGGTCCAGTTTTTCGCCATGTGCTCAACTACCTCCGAACCGGAGAGCTCCAGCTGCCCGACGACTTCCGGGAGGCAGGGCTCCTGCGACGGGAGGCTGATTTTTACCGTCTGAGCGAACTGGTGGAAGCTGTGATTGACTGGGAAAGTCAGAGGGCGGCCCAGCGGGAGGCTGCCTTTTTGGAGATGACAGACAGCCATGAGAGGTCGCAGGGCCTCAAGGTGTACTGCAGTGACTCCACCTTCATCGACAAGGTCAAAGGGCGGCTGGTGCAGATCTCCAAGAGCCGCCTGGACGGCTTTCCGGAAGAATTTGTGGTGTCGTCCAACGTGATCCAGTTCCGACACTTCATCAAGTCGGAGCCGGGCTCGCGGCTCGTACTGAAGGAGGACAGCACATTCTTGTGCACACTTGACTGTCTGAAACTAGAGACGGTGATGCTGGCGCTAAAATCAGGCTTCAAGCTGGTCACCAGCCTCGACAGCAGCAAAGGCTCTGTGGTGACGGCTGAGGCTCTGCACTTTGTCAAGTAG
- the tpt1 gene encoding translationally-controlled tumor protein homolog: MIIYRCLISNDEMFSDSFKVKESENGIFYEVEGKLVTRAEGFDDALIGANASAEEAAEGSDVSSVSGVDIILNHTLHQTGFTKKQYLSYFKEYVKVIKANLEKNNPERVATFVDEIQKEAKKIVGNIDNYQFYMGENMNPEGMVALLDYREDGITPFMLFFKDGLLVEKC, encoded by the exons ATGATCATCTACAGGTGCTTGATCTCCA ACGATGAGATGTTCTCGGACAGCTTCAAAGTCAAGGAATCAGAGAATGGTATCTTCTATGAAGTTGAAGGAAAG CTGGTCACCAGGGCAGAGGGCTTTGATGACGCTCTGATCGGTGCCAACGCGTCTGCTGAAGAAGCTGCCGAGGGCTCTGACGTGAGCTCTGTCTCTGGAGTCGACATCATCCTCAACCACACGCTGCACCAGACAGGTTTCACCAAGAAGCAGTATTTAAGCTACTTCAAGGAATACGTTAAAGT CATTAAGGCCAACCTGGAAAAGAACAATCCAGAGAGAGTGGCGACCTTCGTGGATGAAATCCAAAAAGAAGCAAAGAAGATTGTGGGCAACATCGACAACTACCAG TTTTACATGGGAGAGAACATGAACCCAGAGGGCATGGTGGCGCTGCTGGACTACCGCGAGGACGGAATTACACCATTCATGCTTTTCTTCAAAGATGGTCTCTTGGTTGAGAAATGC TAA
- the LOC117750557 gene encoding general transcription factor IIF subunit 2-like, producing the protein MANKADVNLTGVKQSKGVWLVKVPKYLSLQWDKATEKREVGKITIGKKQGKTDVCFSLNEDLTTLCTAGDKDASLQVPREHPFTMHTEGGQTMAIFSQSDTDGISLEGMVVHRAECRPVVNDDYMRLKKLQLKESTKPQRLSQQLEKAVTTIFKPVANHDFNLEHEKKKKSDGKMVRAERQIVLDMLFSAFEKHQYYNIKDLVDITKQPVTYLKEIVREIGVYNSKGAHKSTWELKPEYRHYQSAEEEEEMQTT; encoded by the exons ATGGCAAACAAAGCGGATGTTAATCTAACTGGAGTCAAACAAAGCAAAGGCGTGTGGCTTGTTAAG GTTCCCAAGTATTTATCTCTGCAATGGGACAAGGccacagaaaagagagaagttGGAAAGATTACCATCGGAAA GAAACAAGGCAAAACAGAC GTATGTTTCAGTCTGAATGAGGATCTGACGACCCTGTGCACTGCGGGGGACAAGGATGCATCACTGCAGGTCCCGAGAGAACACCCCTTCACTATGCACACAGAGGGTGGACAGACCATGGCCATCTTCAGCCAGAGCGACACAG ATGGAATCAGTCTGGAGGGGATGGTGGTGCACAGAGCTGAATGCAGACCGGTCGTCAATGACGACTACATGAGGCTGAAGAA gctgcAGCTTAAAGAGTCTACGAAGCCTCAGCGTTTGTCACAGCAGCTGGAGAAAGCTGTCACTACCATCTTCAAGCCTGTGGCTAACCACGATTTCAAT TTGGAgcacgagaagaagaagaagtcagatGGGAAAATGGTGAGAGCTGAGCGGCAGATCGTGTTGGACATGCTCTTCTCTGCCTTTGAGAAGCACCAGTATTACAACATTAAGGACTTAGTGGACATCACCAAACAACCTGTt ACCTACCTGAAGGAAATTGTGAGGGAGATCGGGGTGTACAACAGCAAAGGGGCGCACAAGAGCACCTGGGAGCTGAAGCCGGAGTACCGGCACTACCAgtctgctgaggaagaggaggagatgcaaACCACCTGA